Genomic window (Gemmatimonadota bacterium):
TTCCTGCGGTTGAACTCGTCCGTACCCCCGTCGAGCAACGGAACCTGGCTGAGCGGGATGAAGACGTCCGGCTCGATCCCCACCATGTGGCCACGGAAGTCCGCCGGCGCGATGCCCACGATGGTGTAGGGGTGGCGGTTCACGTGCAGCGTGGCGCCGACCGCGTCGGGATCGGCGCCCAGGCGGTCCTGCCAGTAGCGGTGGGAGAGCACCACCACCGGGTGATCGCCCGTCGTGGCCGACTCGTCGGGCACGAGGTAGCGTCCCCGCGGCGGCGGGGCACCCAGGAGCGCGAAGTAGGAGGGCTCCACCGCGAACGCGATCGCCCGCACCCCTTCGGCCTCCTGCGAGAGGCTCACCAGCTCGAAGCTGAACGCGGAGGTGCTGGCCAGCGCCGTGATCTGATCGCGCAGGTCGACGTAGTCCGGATACGCGAAGGTGTCGAAGCCCCCTCCATCCTGCGCGCGACCCAGCTCCACGACCCGGTCGTAGTTGGCCACCCCCGGCAGCGGACGGAACAGCAATGCGTTGGCGGCGCTGAACACCGTGGTATTGGCCGCGATGCCGATCGCCAGGGAGCCCGCCGCGATCAGTGTGAACGCGGGCGCGTGCCGCAGACCGCGCAGCGCCAGCTTGAGATCCCGTCCCCAGTTCCCGATCACGTCCCGGCCTCCCGTGGGCTTGTGTTCTCCGGCGGGCCGGCGGGCCCGCAGGTCTCCCTTCCAGCGCTGCCGCACGCCTCCCGCGGCGAGGTCCAGCAGCCCGCGCGCACCCGCGGCGAGCAGCGCACCCGTGCCTTCCGCCTGCGCCCGGTCCAGCTCGCGCCGCCACACCCCGCGCATGTCGGCGCCGAAGCGGGCGCGGAACGCGGGCGGGTGCAGGCGCAGCAGGAGGTCCCAGAGGCGCTCCAGGAACCGCCTCACACCGCCTCCCTGGAATCCAGCAGCCGCCGGCGGCGGGCGACGTCCAGCGTGGCCTCCAGCCGCTCCAGCTCCGCGATGAGGACGGCGCGGCCCTCCGCCGTCAGCGCGTGCACGTTGCGTCTGCCGCCCGGCTGCGGCGGATCATCGGCGTCGGCTTCCTCGATCCAGCCGGCCTCCTCCAGGTCCCGGAGCGAGCCGTACAGGGTGGCCGGCCAGAGCTTCATGGCGCCGTCCGTCCGTTCCAGCACCTCCTCCATGATGGCGGCGCCGTGGAGCGGACCCCGCGACAGGGCCAGCAGGATCTGGAACCACTGCGGCTTGAGCAGGTCGGGCACGGACG
Coding sequences:
- a CDS encoding PadR family transcriptional regulator; amino-acid sequence: MPETSVPDLLKPQWFQILLALSRGPLHGAAIMEEVLERTDGAMKLWPATLYGSLRDLEEAGWIEEADADDPPQPGGRRNVHALTAEGRAVLIAELERLEATLDVARRRRLLDSREAV